In Deltaproteobacteria bacterium, a single window of DNA contains:
- a CDS encoding PilZ domain-containing protein, with amino-acid sequence MRTENKRQGEDNKREYSRVYAMLPFASRICSPEEQPLPQAKLFGEPLYSEFSTLPEIGDAHLSVWLKTINTKLDAIMRMIAIYQGGFEALPSKPVTISANGMDFFADADAAVGTLMEVKIILFSLPPVAVQLYGEVRSSVKSGNQHRLALRFLDMDDHIRNEIVRFVFEKEREILRAKRGEKEFL; translated from the coding sequence ATGAGAACAGAAAACAAAAGACAAGGAGAGGATAATAAAAGGGAATATTCCCGCGTATACGCCATGCTCCCATTCGCTTCCAGGATATGCTCCCCTGAAGAACAGCCCCTCCCACAGGCAAAACTGTTTGGGGAACCGCTTTACAGTGAATTCTCGACTTTACCCGAAATTGGGGACGCCCATTTATCCGTGTGGCTGAAAACGATCAACACCAAGTTGGATGCAATCATGCGCATGATTGCCATATACCAGGGAGGCTTTGAAGCGTTGCCGTCAAAACCTGTTACCATCAGCGCAAACGGGATGGATTTCTTTGCCGATGCCGATGCGGCGGTGGGAACCCTGATGGAAGTGAAAATCATCCTTTTTTCGCTGCCTCCGGTGGCCGTCCAGCTCTACGGCGAGGTGCGATCCTCTGTCAAGAGCGGAAACCAGCACCGTCTTGCCCTGAGGTTTTTGGATATGGACGATCATATCCGGAATGAAATCGTCAGATTCGTATTTGAAAAGGAAAGAGAAATCCTGCGGGCCAAAAGAGGTGAGAAAGAATTTCTATGA